In Myxococcus stipitatus, a single window of DNA contains:
- a CDS encoding MSCRAMM family protein, whose amino-acid sequence MHKQFLAASVLVAVGVGIAVAFLCLRETSARGSASSRLSLGARAMASLFSPPPSGARSLRGTVVSSEGARVGGVEVTASVSIPDDTLSSIPCSDRRPDLSLSSLSCEGEPRQLLLGRIEGGLGAARVVARTTSNADGTFILDDLPEGSVTLWALSHEGAHVEPSVSTSASSVTLTLGPTVMHSGQVVDEDGRPLRGTRVTLYFARHSRFFETTTDAQGRFSLGPLPEGDYGRVIRHPGLPLLFETLPSLKAEDESEEVKLLKPRRLAGQVFDKEQPVADAEVVITETGQSARTGRDGAFAFENMPRGSYHLTASASSRRGHARINVGKDDLAAEPGVRIELRPRVSFSGTVKTPEGHPIPGVQVEASSSDEKDQTLTDSQGHFAFESLAPEEHTVTLRASGYADKRLREVQPATTPTQDWELEPSVVIRGQVTDADGHPIPRAIVQLTEDPVEEDDSEDDGATPLSSPEKDDHDAPDTDLHEFRVTRLRVDEEGRFAFERSESGRYALRVDANQHIPLNTVVDAPASDLRLVPQLGASVEGIVVDGDGAPLSDVRLALSTNAAEPRDLATLSSGPTGHFTFRGLPPGGYVLHARFDEGDHHATTHPIEVPDARTVETTVRLDTGSGISGIAVDTSGRPLPEVTIQATAFKQAAEATTDESEEPGESSRRDPPSSSEAVTDGRGRFAVKHLGKGSCELEVSLRGHELVSVSAAGVDSPGNAEPLLVTAGATDVKLTFRYIGGVRGRVVREDGTPVTDLSINGYEAKDPEGKFQWEFGDWERATLLFSAPGLMPLQRVVAPTPGQLTDLGDLVMKPRQKLRGRVSHARTGEPIEEARVQLVEGSSGHEVSNLVTERFDTLAFTEPDGSFELDGYAGDDLALQVQSNGAPEHLHPLGSGATWADVRILPGATLTGTLTDAAGKTLQASSLLLLGSTFGKPDTERIDDEPPEVRRLEHVHFKDGLYEVNEIAPGTYQVIPRVEPRDGTPPIRFKPRSVTLALGERVRLDFQEQRGNSKVTLVLLPQEGVAEDERVTPSRAILVAGDIPLPDIDERLDLLRDAASLPLQGEEQQWRRASASNLSAGRYTYFLMGSREKIPRLVIHREVVDVGSDEDRVHRIHPRWNLIDSMPIRCPSRPETLPDREEEKGW is encoded by the coding sequence TTGCACAAGCAATTCCTGGCGGCCTCCGTGCTGGTCGCGGTGGGCGTGGGGATTGCCGTGGCCTTCCTGTGCCTTCGCGAGACCTCGGCTCGAGGCTCCGCATCATCACGGCTGTCTCTCGGCGCGCGGGCCATGGCCTCGCTGTTCTCACCGCCTCCATCCGGCGCCCGTAGCCTGCGGGGCACCGTCGTCAGCTCCGAGGGGGCTCGCGTCGGGGGCGTCGAGGTCACCGCGTCGGTGAGCATCCCGGACGACACCCTGTCCTCCATTCCGTGCAGTGACAGGAGGCCGGACCTCTCCTTGTCCTCGCTGTCCTGCGAGGGTGAGCCGCGGCAACTGCTCCTGGGGCGTATCGAGGGTGGGTTGGGCGCCGCGCGCGTGGTGGCCAGGACGACCTCCAACGCGGACGGCACCTTCATCCTGGACGACCTGCCCGAAGGCTCCGTCACGCTCTGGGCCCTGAGCCACGAAGGCGCCCACGTCGAGCCCTCGGTCTCGACGAGCGCCTCCTCGGTGACGCTCACGCTCGGCCCCACCGTGATGCACTCCGGCCAGGTCGTCGACGAGGACGGGCGCCCGCTTCGCGGCACCCGCGTGACGCTCTACTTCGCCCGGCACTCGCGCTTCTTCGAGACCACCACGGACGCCCAGGGCCGCTTCTCGCTCGGCCCCCTGCCGGAGGGAGACTACGGACGCGTCATCCGCCACCCCGGCCTGCCGCTCCTCTTCGAGACGCTCCCCTCGCTGAAGGCCGAGGACGAGAGCGAGGAGGTGAAGCTCCTCAAGCCTCGGCGCCTCGCCGGCCAGGTCTTCGACAAGGAGCAGCCCGTCGCCGACGCGGAGGTCGTCATCACCGAGACCGGACAGTCCGCGCGCACGGGGAGAGACGGCGCCTTCGCCTTCGAGAACATGCCCCGGGGTTCCTACCACCTGACGGCGAGCGCCTCGTCCAGGCGCGGCCACGCCCGTATCAACGTGGGGAAGGACGACCTCGCGGCTGAGCCTGGCGTGCGCATCGAGCTGCGGCCTCGCGTCTCGTTCAGCGGCACGGTGAAGACCCCCGAGGGCCACCCCATCCCCGGCGTCCAAGTCGAGGCCAGCAGCAGCGACGAGAAGGACCAGACCCTCACGGATTCACAGGGACACTTCGCCTTCGAGTCCCTCGCCCCAGAGGAGCATACGGTCACGCTGAGAGCCTCGGGCTACGCGGACAAGCGCCTCCGCGAGGTCCAGCCGGCCACGACTCCCACCCAGGACTGGGAGCTCGAGCCGAGCGTCGTCATCCGTGGACAGGTCACCGACGCCGACGGCCATCCCATCCCGCGAGCCATCGTCCAGCTCACCGAAGACCCCGTGGAAGAGGACGACTCCGAGGACGACGGCGCCACCCCGCTCTCCTCGCCCGAGAAGGATGACCACGACGCGCCAGACACGGACCTGCACGAGTTCCGCGTGACGCGGCTGCGCGTGGACGAGGAGGGGCGCTTCGCGTTCGAGCGCTCGGAGTCCGGCCGATATGCCCTCCGCGTCGACGCGAACCAACACATCCCCTTGAACACCGTCGTGGACGCCCCCGCCTCCGACCTGCGTCTGGTCCCCCAGCTCGGAGCCAGCGTGGAGGGAATCGTCGTGGATGGCGATGGCGCTCCCCTGAGCGACGTCCGGCTCGCGCTGAGCACGAACGCCGCCGAGCCACGGGACCTCGCGACCCTGTCATCCGGTCCGACGGGACACTTCACCTTCAGAGGGCTTCCCCCAGGGGGTTACGTCCTCCACGCCCGCTTCGACGAGGGAGACCACCACGCCACCACGCACCCCATCGAGGTCCCCGACGCACGGACGGTCGAGACCACGGTGCGGCTGGATACGGGCTCGGGCATCTCCGGCATCGCCGTGGACACGTCGGGTCGTCCCCTCCCCGAGGTCACCATCCAGGCGACCGCTTTCAAGCAGGCCGCCGAAGCCACGACCGACGAGTCCGAGGAGCCGGGGGAGTCCTCCCGGCGAGACCCGCCCTCTTCCTCGGAAGCCGTCACGGATGGACGCGGTCGCTTCGCGGTGAAGCACCTGGGCAAGGGCTCCTGCGAGCTCGAGGTCTCCCTCCGGGGTCATGAGCTGGTCAGCGTGAGCGCCGCGGGCGTGGACTCGCCGGGCAACGCGGAGCCCCTCCTGGTCACGGCTGGCGCCACGGACGTGAAGTTGACCTTCCGGTACATCGGTGGAGTGCGAGGACGCGTGGTTCGAGAGGACGGCACGCCCGTCACCGACCTCTCCATCAACGGCTACGAGGCCAAGGACCCCGAAGGGAAGTTCCAATGGGAGTTCGGCGATTGGGAGCGCGCGACGCTGCTCTTCTCCGCTCCCGGACTGATGCCCCTCCAGCGCGTGGTCGCGCCCACTCCGGGTCAACTCACGGACCTGGGCGACCTCGTCATGAAGCCTCGCCAGAAGCTGCGCGGCAGGGTGAGCCACGCACGGACCGGAGAGCCCATCGAAGAGGCACGTGTCCAGCTCGTGGAAGGGAGCTCGGGACATGAGGTGAGCAACCTCGTGACAGAGAGGTTCGACACCCTTGCCTTCACCGAACCCGATGGGAGCTTCGAGCTGGACGGGTACGCGGGCGATGACCTCGCGCTGCAAGTCCAGTCCAACGGAGCACCCGAGCATCTCCACCCGCTCGGCTCGGGAGCAACCTGGGCGGATGTCCGGATACTGCCGGGAGCGACCCTGACGGGCACGCTCACGGACGCCGCGGGGAAAACGCTCCAGGCGTCGTCGCTCCTCCTGCTCGGGTCGACGTTCGGCAAGCCCGACACGGAGCGCATCGACGACGAGCCCCCCGAGGTGCGTCGCCTCGAGCACGTCCACTTCAAGGACGGCCTGTACGAAGTGAATGAGATTGCCCCTGGCACCTATCAGGTCATTCCCCGCGTGGAGCCTCGAGATGGGACACCGCCCATCCGCTTCAAGCCTCGGAGCGTGACCCTGGCGCTCGGCGAGCGCGTCCGCCTCGACTTCCAGGAGCAGCGTGGGAACTCCAAGGTGACCCTGGTCCTCCTCCCCCAGGAGGGAGTCGCCGAGGATGAACGGGTCACCCCCAGCCGAGCCATCCTCGTCGCGGGCGACATCCCCCTGCCAGATATCGACGAACGGCTGGACCTCCTGCGCGACGCCGCGAGCCTCCCGCTCCAGGGAGAGGAGCAGCAATGGAGGCGTGCCTCCGCCTCGAACCTGTCCGCCGGGCGCTATACCTATTTCCTGATGGGGTCCCGGGAGAAGATTCCCCGCCTCGTCATTCACCGAGAGGTGGTGGACGTGGGGTCGGACGAAGACCGCGTCCATCGAATCCACCCCCGATGGAACCTCATCGACTCCATGCCGATCCGCTGTCCGAGCAGACCAGAGACGCTTCCCGACAGAGAAGAGGAGAAGGGCTGGTAG
- a CDS encoding lysophospholipid acyltransferase family protein has protein sequence MLFLGAVVVWAVTTPFDRNGLVLHLYSSFWAQLYFYVNPLWHLKVDGREHLPWKGAAVLVSNHESLGDILVLFGLYRPYKWVSKAANFNLPLIGWNMRLNRYVPLVRGDKESIGRMMAQCERWLSRGVPVLMFPEGTRSADGQLKPFKDGAFVLSLKMKCPVIPIVLTGTAKTLPKHGLVLETSAHCHVQVLPPVDPSGFADVAALREHVRDLIAAEKARLEATATA, from the coding sequence GTGCTCTTCCTGGGCGCGGTGGTCGTGTGGGCCGTCACCACGCCGTTCGACCGCAACGGGCTCGTGCTGCACCTGTATTCGAGCTTCTGGGCGCAGCTGTACTTCTACGTCAACCCGCTGTGGCACCTGAAGGTCGACGGCCGTGAACACCTGCCGTGGAAAGGCGCCGCCGTCCTGGTGTCCAACCACGAGTCGCTCGGGGACATCCTCGTCCTCTTCGGCCTGTACCGCCCGTACAAGTGGGTCTCCAAGGCCGCCAACTTCAACCTGCCGCTCATCGGCTGGAACATGCGGCTCAACCGCTACGTGCCGCTCGTCCGGGGTGACAAGGAGAGCATCGGCCGGATGATGGCGCAGTGCGAGCGCTGGCTGTCACGCGGCGTCCCCGTGCTCATGTTCCCCGAGGGCACCCGCTCCGCGGACGGTCAGCTCAAGCCCTTCAAGGATGGCGCCTTCGTCCTCTCCCTGAAGATGAAGTGCCCCGTCATCCCCATCGTCCTCACCGGCACCGCGAAGACGCTGCCCAAGCACGGCCTGGTGCTGGAGACCTCCGCCCACTGCCACGTGCAGGTCCTGCCGCCCGTGGACCCCAGCGGCTTCGCGGACGTCGCCGCCCTGCGCGAGCACGTGCGCGACCTCATCGCCGCGGAGAAGGCCCGGCTGGAAGCCACCGCCACCGCCTGA
- a CDS encoding carboxypeptidase regulatory-like domain-containing protein, producing the protein MRKALGASVGVGVLLVAAGLGSLLVGCHGAPPSVEQSATPQATAPATPAPIIAEAVPEPKEPSTSIQGVVIGPMGPVPNARITATYTVPSQTLSTLTCGNLSKSRMDSLPFTQCPSDVASVVLERILAHEGAAEAQSETESAEDGTFTLPHVSTGPVTLWVIGPHGAAMRPGVVRGTSALQLPLEPGQYLEGQVVDETGAPQVGARVTAMHLGTTRFFDTRTQEGGRYRLGPLPKAEYLLAFAMEGRPPTLRHPEQAGRRPVVLATPRRVQGRVTDGGEPVANATVQLRHDPAHDEAGWETASPDQKQLTDDQGRFTFEDLTPHRFQLSVSHGGRHALGDVDLGGPRPVPEVALKLGTALMLEGDVRNEEGTLLATATATLRSHDPKAARPPSLLVSRGHYRVGPVKPGTWHLTVSAPGYRSAEYPARKLALGQRPLDVTLAKATDLRISGWLVDAQDVPLEAVPIHVSSTGETVTTDAQGRFTATVPTAGSVVLTAGTEGTVSAGQTLTVQAPASELRWVLRQGARVRGRVLGEKGQNLYRLSVRVWREGDTRSPIQSTLTNSLGLFQLTGLNAGRHVIEVIDRSDGMERTASRAVVLGEREQAEVELQLEAGPSLSGLVVDAQGTPLPGAEVCARTPPEARPSWRRDAASPTDASCLSSDAQGRFAWSHLPSGEVELDVDKPGFRLVPPRSSGGEPAGQGLRVPVGATDVRLVLAASGVVKGRVLGPDGAPLPRFQVLGEEVVSPQGTFIVPREAVSQGTLDIAASGLTTLTRRADFRRETDVVDLGDLRMSGGRRVRGRVLDAKTSEPIRDAVVIPSREPIRERLDTQHHRPGATETDSDGAFEFVRPDDLPLLLHVEADGYPRHRQVLGPRQEKDLTVRLEKLASVQVDVIDSKGQPGVANLFFDREGDTLDLHRAPVRMADARAGVRVDLEPGTYRVQAVGTGDAPDRFAPQRLNVPRGGGARLTLRALREGATLELTVKNGYPRSTYLLPLGRPFSPSMLDEDFSLRSRALPESPRAAGTTMQTFQSLPPGKLTLLVVEDQGRGYHVEELDIPARGTVKRTVTAVWRPRVFPQ; encoded by the coding sequence ATGCGCAAGGCGCTCGGGGCGTCCGTCGGTGTCGGAGTGCTGCTCGTCGCGGCCGGACTGGGCAGCCTGCTCGTCGGATGCCATGGCGCGCCCCCCTCCGTCGAGCAGAGCGCAACACCCCAGGCCACCGCGCCAGCGACTCCCGCGCCCATCATCGCGGAGGCCGTGCCCGAGCCGAAGGAGCCCTCCACCTCCATCCAGGGCGTCGTCATCGGCCCCATGGGCCCCGTCCCGAACGCGCGCATCACCGCGACCTACACCGTGCCCTCGCAGACGCTGTCCACGCTGACCTGCGGGAACCTGTCCAAGAGCCGCATGGACAGCCTGCCCTTCACCCAGTGCCCGAGCGACGTGGCCAGCGTCGTGCTGGAGCGCATCCTCGCGCACGAAGGAGCCGCCGAGGCCCAGTCGGAGACGGAGAGCGCCGAGGACGGGACCTTCACGCTCCCGCATGTCTCCACGGGCCCCGTCACACTCTGGGTCATCGGTCCCCACGGCGCCGCCATGCGACCGGGCGTCGTGCGTGGGACCTCGGCGCTCCAGCTCCCACTCGAGCCGGGCCAGTACCTGGAGGGACAGGTCGTCGACGAGACCGGCGCGCCCCAGGTCGGCGCCCGCGTGACGGCGATGCACCTGGGGACCACCCGCTTCTTCGACACGCGGACCCAGGAAGGAGGACGCTACCGGCTCGGTCCGCTCCCCAAGGCGGAGTACCTCCTCGCCTTCGCGATGGAGGGCCGGCCGCCCACGCTGCGCCACCCGGAGCAGGCCGGTCGGCGCCCGGTGGTGCTCGCGACGCCTCGCCGCGTCCAGGGCCGCGTGACGGACGGCGGCGAGCCCGTCGCGAACGCCACGGTCCAGCTGAGGCACGACCCGGCCCACGACGAGGCCGGGTGGGAGACAGCCAGCCCCGACCAGAAACAGCTCACCGACGACCAGGGGCGCTTCACCTTCGAGGACCTCACGCCCCATCGGTTCCAGCTGAGCGTCAGCCACGGGGGTCGGCATGCGCTCGGTGACGTCGACCTCGGCGGCCCGCGCCCGGTCCCCGAGGTGGCCCTGAAGCTGGGCACGGCCCTCATGCTGGAGGGAGACGTCCGCAACGAGGAAGGCACACTGCTCGCCACCGCCACGGCCACCCTGCGAAGCCACGACCCGAAGGCCGCGAGGCCTCCCTCGCTGCTCGTCTCCCGAGGCCACTACCGCGTCGGCCCCGTGAAGCCAGGGACCTGGCACCTCACGGTGAGCGCCCCGGGCTACCGCTCCGCCGAGTACCCCGCGCGGAAGCTGGCGCTCGGACAGAGACCCCTCGACGTCACCCTCGCGAAGGCCACGGACCTCCGAATCAGCGGGTGGCTCGTGGACGCGCAGGACGTCCCCCTGGAAGCAGTCCCCATCCACGTCTCCTCCACGGGGGAGACGGTCACCACGGACGCACAAGGGCGATTCACGGCGACCGTGCCCACCGCGGGCAGCGTCGTCCTGACCGCCGGCACCGAGGGCACCGTCTCCGCGGGACAGACGCTCACCGTCCAGGCCCCCGCCTCCGAGCTTCGCTGGGTGTTGAGACAGGGAGCCCGCGTGCGTGGCCGGGTCCTCGGCGAGAAGGGCCAGAATCTCTACAGGTTGAGCGTGCGCGTCTGGAGGGAGGGCGACACCCGGAGTCCCATCCAGTCGACGCTGACCAACTCGCTGGGCCTGTTCCAGCTCACGGGCCTGAACGCGGGCCGCCACGTCATCGAGGTCATCGACAGGTCCGACGGCATGGAGCGCACGGCCTCGCGCGCCGTGGTGCTGGGTGAGCGCGAGCAGGCGGAGGTCGAGCTGCAGTTGGAGGCGGGCCCCTCGCTCTCCGGCCTCGTCGTGGATGCCCAGGGCACACCTCTTCCGGGCGCGGAGGTCTGCGCTCGCACGCCCCCCGAGGCGCGTCCCTCCTGGCGGCGGGACGCGGCCTCCCCCACCGACGCCTCCTGCCTGAGCAGCGACGCGCAAGGACGGTTCGCGTGGTCCCACCTCCCTTCGGGAGAAGTGGAGCTGGACGTGGACAAGCCAGGCTTCCGCCTGGTTCCGCCGCGCTCCTCTGGCGGCGAGCCCGCGGGCCAGGGACTGCGCGTCCCGGTCGGCGCCACGGACGTGCGACTCGTCCTCGCGGCCAGCGGCGTCGTCAAGGGACGTGTCCTGGGGCCGGACGGGGCGCCGCTCCCGCGCTTCCAGGTCCTCGGGGAGGAGGTCGTGTCTCCCCAGGGGACGTTCATCGTCCCCAGGGAGGCCGTGAGCCAGGGCACGCTCGACATCGCCGCGTCCGGGCTGACGACGCTCACCCGCCGCGCCGACTTCCGTCGGGAGACGGACGTCGTGGACCTGGGCGACCTCCGGATGTCCGGCGGGCGCCGCGTGCGGGGACGCGTGCTCGACGCGAAGACCTCCGAGCCCATCCGCGACGCCGTGGTCATCCCCTCCAGGGAGCCCATCCGCGAGCGCCTCGATACCCAGCACCACCGCCCCGGCGCGACGGAGACGGACTCGGATGGCGCTTTCGAGTTCGTGCGCCCGGACGACCTGCCGCTCCTCCTCCACGTCGAGGCGGATGGCTATCCGCGCCACCGACAGGTGCTGGGCCCACGCCAGGAGAAGGACCTCACGGTGCGGCTGGAGAAGCTCGCGAGCGTCCAGGTCGACGTCATCGACTCGAAGGGACAGCCCGGCGTCGCGAACCTCTTCTTCGACCGCGAGGGCGACACACTCGACCTCCACCGCGCTCCGGTGCGCATGGCCGACGCGCGAGCGGGCGTCCGGGTCGACCTCGAGCCGGGCACCTACCGGGTGCAAGCCGTGGGGACCGGCGACGCCCCCGACCGCTTCGCCCCCCAGCGGCTGAACGTCCCTCGGGGAGGCGGTGCCCGGCTCACCCTGCGCGCGCTGCGCGAGGGCGCGACGCTGGAGCTGACCGTGAAGAACGGCTACCCCCGGTCGACCTATCTGCTCCCGCTCGGCAGGCCCTTCTCACCGAGCATGCTCGACGAGGACTTCTCCCTGCGCTCGCGCGCCCTGCCCGAGAGCCCTCGCGCGGCGGGGACGACCATGCAGACCTTCCAATCGCTGCCTCCCGGCAAGCTCACGCTGCTCGTCGTCGAGGACCAGGGACGCGGCTATCACGTGGAGGAGCTGGACATCCCCGCGAGGGGCACGGTGAAACGCACGGTGACGGCCGTCTGGCGACCGCGCGTGTTTCCCCAGTGA
- a CDS encoding carboxypeptidase-like regulatory domain-containing protein — protein MKSRTHVRKRLVVVSGIGVLLIAVSAGVVLLRKSPDVPRIAAPRAPSSAASRATIPSAPTSGALSIQGFVLRGSGPVAGVQVTLTRAEPGRTLSTKRCVDLVPEDYAYAPDKELALCLRERAGLLLEGLTAREGESTVVAQTVSGADGGFTFEALAEGSYALWALDTRGAFMRAGVLAGEQGVRLHLAEGVVIEGQVIGDGNVPLAGVRVTAVHPRQTLFFDTETDSAGRFAIGPLPPAEYMMVYVKEGWSPGLGDEPPTEPVWLRKLRTLTGQVVRDGAPVGDVPVVLEAGDNFQTRGGWNHAGSEQRRVTDAQGRFHFDALAPAGYRLVASHEAGHDTRQVDLSGNEASADIVLKLGNKFLVEGFLRDEAGDPIAGAPVSGSAPHETLENLETTTDEAGRFLLGPMAEGAVYVTASPPGFVRDFGKKYPVRRGMAPLDHRLEHAHSVRGTFVDEEERPVPHITVFVRGPTFEKDDLLKNPSLAISDDQGRFQLDFASPGTIDLEVDPFGRFLKDQRQVQAPSTDLVWVLERGARVMGSVLDEQGMPVLKALVRQKSEETKEDLSALTWTDERGRYELAGLRAGRFTLSATWEDEGAERSASQQVELAERDVKVVDFRAGKGGTVSGIAVTPTGEPLSDVELYTLDVAAMAPGPNQRLRPQNQTPLLTRADGRFSLRDLQAREVMLFARRAGFEFAPHLSRGGTPTDEAVRVEVGNTDVKLVLEPLGRIQGKVVGPDGKPLTHFRLGSTPVVDPGGAFVQYVRNEHGWTLNLNAEGMASLVRTIEHRHPTDVVDLGEVRMTPGRLVTGRLMDDQNSKPVQTLARVFALEDASAPLERASILWQGQDGAFSFRVRDDSPVTLHIVAPGYLPKTMALGAGEQEDLVVRLDGGGRVELTVVGPTGQPVSAGVVLEPLTGGPEALPRHLLFDGTYMLQGMEAGTYLLQTFGRGRPPLYYPLQRIEVPASGTVKVRVSPARGPTLVLRVKTTEKVSAFVVCCDLPLPATEDRYLWQERRSVQPDESTPGALTYRNLPPGKAHVLVTRSWFSQEDQESHQEVHEESLDLPATGTVEHDVVPTWKRVK, from the coding sequence ATGAAGTCACGAACCCACGTGCGCAAGCGCCTCGTCGTGGTGTCGGGAATCGGCGTGCTGCTCATCGCGGTCAGCGCGGGCGTGGTCCTCCTGAGGAAGTCTCCGGACGTCCCCCGTATCGCGGCGCCTCGCGCGCCGTCCTCCGCCGCTTCGCGAGCCACCATCCCCAGCGCTCCCACGAGCGGCGCGCTGTCCATCCAGGGGTTCGTCCTGCGCGGTTCGGGACCGGTCGCGGGCGTGCAGGTCACCCTCACCCGCGCGGAGCCAGGGCGGACGCTCTCCACGAAGCGGTGCGTGGACCTGGTGCCGGAGGACTACGCCTACGCGCCCGACAAGGAGCTCGCGCTGTGCCTGCGCGAGAGGGCGGGCCTCCTGCTCGAAGGGCTCACGGCCCGCGAGGGCGAGTCCACGGTGGTCGCGCAGACCGTCTCCGGAGCGGACGGAGGCTTCACGTTCGAGGCGCTGGCCGAAGGCAGCTATGCGCTGTGGGCGCTGGACACGCGGGGCGCCTTCATGCGCGCCGGCGTGCTCGCGGGCGAGCAGGGCGTGCGCCTCCATCTGGCGGAGGGCGTCGTCATCGAGGGGCAGGTCATCGGCGACGGGAACGTGCCCCTCGCGGGCGTCCGGGTCACCGCGGTGCATCCACGACAGACCCTCTTCTTCGACACGGAGACGGACTCAGCGGGGCGCTTCGCCATCGGGCCGCTGCCCCCAGCGGAGTACATGATGGTCTACGTGAAGGAAGGCTGGAGCCCCGGCCTCGGAGACGAGCCGCCCACCGAACCCGTCTGGCTCCGCAAGCTCCGGACCCTCACCGGCCAGGTCGTGCGCGACGGGGCTCCCGTCGGCGACGTCCCCGTGGTCCTGGAGGCCGGAGACAACTTCCAGACGCGCGGCGGCTGGAACCATGCGGGCAGCGAGCAACGACGCGTCACGGACGCCCAGGGACGCTTCCACTTCGACGCGCTCGCGCCCGCGGGCTACCGGCTCGTCGCCAGTCACGAGGCGGGACACGACACCCGTCAGGTGGACCTGTCCGGCAACGAAGCCAGCGCCGACATCGTCCTGAAGCTGGGCAACAAGTTCCTCGTGGAGGGGTTCCTCCGCGACGAGGCTGGCGACCCCATCGCGGGCGCGCCCGTGAGCGGCTCCGCGCCACACGAGACGCTCGAGAACCTGGAGACCACCACGGACGAGGCGGGCCGCTTCCTGCTCGGTCCCATGGCCGAGGGCGCGGTCTACGTCACCGCGTCGCCTCCGGGCTTCGTCCGCGACTTCGGGAAGAAGTACCCGGTGAGGCGCGGCATGGCCCCGCTCGACCACCGGCTCGAGCACGCGCACTCCGTGCGAGGAACGTTCGTGGACGAAGAGGAACGCCCGGTGCCCCACATCACCGTGTTCGTCCGGGGACCCACCTTCGAGAAGGATGACTTGCTGAAGAACCCCAGCCTCGCGATTTCAGATGACCAGGGGCGGTTCCAGCTCGACTTCGCCAGTCCGGGGACCATCGACCTGGAGGTCGACCCCTTCGGGCGCTTCCTGAAGGACCAGCGACAGGTCCAGGCTCCCTCGACGGACCTCGTCTGGGTCCTCGAGCGGGGCGCGCGCGTCATGGGCAGCGTCCTCGACGAGCAAGGCATGCCCGTGCTGAAGGCCCTGGTCCGACAGAAGAGCGAGGAGACGAAGGAGGACCTCTCCGCGCTCACGTGGACGGACGAACGCGGTCGCTATGAGCTGGCGGGGTTGCGGGCGGGCCGGTTCACCCTCTCGGCCACGTGGGAAGACGAGGGCGCGGAGCGCTCCGCGAGCCAACAGGTGGAGCTGGCCGAGCGGGACGTGAAGGTCGTCGACTTCCGCGCCGGCAAGGGCGGCACGGTGTCCGGCATCGCTGTGACGCCCACGGGAGAGCCTCTCTCGGACGTGGAGCTCTACACCCTCGACGTGGCGGCGATGGCCCCGGGGCCGAACCAGCGCCTGCGCCCCCAGAACCAGACGCCCCTCCTGACTCGCGCGGACGGGCGCTTCTCGCTGCGCGACCTCCAGGCCCGCGAGGTGATGCTCTTCGCGCGCAGGGCGGGCTTCGAGTTCGCCCCCCACCTCTCGCGAGGAGGGACTCCGACGGATGAGGCCGTGCGCGTCGAGGTGGGGAACACGGACGTCAAGCTGGTCCTGGAGCCGCTGGGCCGCATCCAGGGCAAGGTCGTGGGGCCGGATGGCAAGCCCCTCACCCACTTCCGGCTCGGCTCCACCCCCGTGGTGGACCCGGGTGGCGCCTTCGTCCAGTACGTCCGCAACGAGCATGGCTGGACCCTGAACCTCAACGCCGAGGGCATGGCGTCCCTCGTGCGCACCATCGAACACCGGCACCCCACGGACGTGGTGGACCTGGGCGAGGTGAGGATGACGCCGGGACGCCTCGTCACGGGGCGCCTCATGGACGACCAGAACTCCAAGCCGGTCCAGACGCTGGCCCGCGTCTTCGCGCTCGAGGACGCCTCGGCGCCGTTGGAGCGCGCGAGCATCCTGTGGCAGGGCCAGGATGGAGCCTTCTCCTTCCGCGTCCGGGACGACTCGCCCGTCACCCTGCACATCGTCGCGCCGGGCTACCTCCCCAAGACGATGGCCCTGGGCGCGGGCGAGCAGGAGGACCTCGTGGTGCGGCTCGATGGAGGCGGGCGGGTGGAGCTGACCGTCGTGGGGCCCACGGGACAACCCGTCAGCGCGGGCGTGGTCCTCGAGCCCCTGACGGGCGGCCCCGAGGCCCTCCCCAGGCACCTGCTGTTCGACGGGACGTACATGCTCCAGGGAATGGAGGCGGGCACGTATCTGCTCCAGACCTTCGGCCGGGGCAGACCGCCGCTCTACTACCCACTCCAGCGCATCGAGGTCCCCGCGTCGGGCACGGTCAAGGTCAGGGTGTCACCCGCGCGCGGGCCCACGCTGGTCCTGCGCGTGAAGACGACGGAGAAGGTCAGCGCCTTCGTGGTGTGCTGCGACCTGCCGCTTCCCGCGACCGAGGACCGCTATCTCTGGCAGGAGCGGCGGTCGGTCCAGCCCGACGAGAGCACCCCCGGCGCGCTCACCTACCGCAACCTGCCCCCTGGCAAGGCGCACGTGCTCGTCACCCGGAGCTGGTTCTCACAGGAGGACCAGGAGAGCCACCAGGAGGTCCACGAGGAGTCGCTCGACCTGCCGGCCACGGGCACGGTGGAGCACGACGTGGTGCCCACGTGGAAGCGCGTGAAGTGA